In Populus alba chromosome 1, ASM523922v2, whole genome shotgun sequence, a single window of DNA contains:
- the LOC118042572 gene encoding protein root UVB sensitive 1, chloroplastic, whose protein sequence is MDCACRPFFLWGTWMSTTPRTTSPPNTITFTISPPLINSRSSTQPSPPRLKATTSPFNFSLDLPSGGNNNHGGRNSNNNNKGWWWRRWWNDGSDSSNTFSLLFLLSSSIVLQLASSAAARTQQEEGEEVWEVKGSNWARLVPDFSKDEFVVSPTSSWSLFSVNDLWSQCTTLFVRLMLPQGFPQSVTSDYLDYSLWRAVQGVASQISGVLATQALLYAVGLGKGAIPTAAAINWVLKDGIGYLSKIVLSKYGRHFDVHPKGWRLFADLLENAAFGLEMLTPAFPHLFVFIGATAGAGRSAAALIQAATRSCFYAGFAAQRNFAEVIAKGEAQGMVSKFIGIMLGIALANCIGSSTPLALASFSVVTWIHMFCNLKSYQSIQLRTLNPYRASLVFSEYLLSGQAPPVKEINDEEPLFPAVPFLNIYSKGNVQSIVLSSEARNAAAEIEQRLQLGSKLSDVVNNKDDVLALFNLYRDEGYILTEHKGRFCVVLKESSSPHDMLKSLFQVNYLYWLERNAGIEARSISADCRPEGRLQISLEYARREFNHVKNDSVSMGWVADGLIARPSPIRVCPGNIASSIAS, encoded by the exons ATGGATTGCGCTTGCAGACCCTTTTTCCTCTGGGGAACATGGATGTCCACCACCCCTAgaacaacttctcctcccaacaCCATCACCTTCACCATCAGCCCGCCACTTATTAACAGCAGAAGCTCTACTCAACCATCGCCACCTCGTCTCAAGGCTACCACTTCTCCTTTCAATTTTTCCTTGGACTTGCCAAGTGGCGGAAACAACAATCACGGTGGCCGGaacagcaacaataacaataaaggGTGGTGGTGGCGGCGGTGGTGGAATGATGGCAGTGACTCTTCCAATACCTTTTCCCTATTGTTCTTATTAAGCTCATCCATTGTGCTGCAATTAGCTTCTTCTGCAGCTGCAAGAACTCAACAAGAAGAGGGAGAGGAGGTTTGGGAAGTTAAAGGGAGCAACTGGGCTAGACTTGTTCCTGATTTCTCCAAGGATGAGTTTGTAGTGTCTCCAACATCATCATGGTCACTGTTTTCTGTTAATGATTTATGGTCGCAATGCACAACCTTGTTCGTACGCCTAATGCTTCCCCAAGGATTTCCTCAAAGTGTTACCTCTGATTACTTGGATTACTCTCTTTGGCGAGCCGTCCAAGGCGTCGCCAGCCAAATTAGCGGCGTTCTTGCCACCCAG GCATTGCTTTATGCTGTTGGGTTGGGGAAAGGAGCTATCCCAACTGCTGCTGCCATCAATTGGGTGCTCAAGGATGGAATTGGGTATCTCAGTAAAATCGTATTGTCCAAATATGGACGACATTTTGATGTTCATCCTAAAGGGTGGAGACTGTTTGCTGACCTTTTGGAAAATGCTGCCTTTGGTTTGGAGATGTTAACGCCTGCGTTTCCTCATCTCTTTGTTTTCATTGGTGCCACTGCTGGAGCTGGACGCTCTGCTGCTGCTCTTATCCAG GCTGCTACAAGAAGCTGTTTTTATGCTGGTTTTGCTGCTCAAAGAAACTTTGCCGAG GTAATTGCCAAGGGTGAAGCTCAAGGAATGGTGAGCAAGTTTATTGGTATAATGCTTGGTATAGCATTGGCTAATTGCATAGGCTCCTCGACACCCCTTGCCCTTGCTTCTTTCAGTGTGGTTACATGGATCCACATGTTCTGCAATCTGAAATCATATCAATCCATTCAATTAAGGACTTTAAATCCTTATCGTGCAA GTTTAGTTTTTAGCGAGTATCTCCTCAGCGGCCAAGCACCTCCAGTCAAAGAGATCAATGATGAAGAACCACTTTTTCCAGCTGTACCATTTCTTAATATCTACTCTAAGGGAAAT GTACAATCAATCGTTCTATCTTCAGAAGCGAGGAATGCAGCTGCTGAAATCGAGCAGAGGCTGCAGCTGGGGTCTAAGCTCAGTGATGTTGTCAACAACAAGGACGATGTGCTTGCATTGTTCAATTTGTATAGAGATGAAGGCTATATTTTGACAGAGCACAAGGGAAGATTCTGT GTAGTGCTTAAAGAAAGTTCTTCACCACATGACATGCTCAAGTCACTGTTCCAAGTTAATTATTTATACTGGTTGGAGAGAAATGCTGGAATTGAAGCAAGAAGTATCTCTGCTGACTGCAGACCTGAGGGGAGGCTACAAATCTCTCTGGAATATGCCCGACGGGAATTCAACCATGTGAAAAATGATAGTGTATCAATGGGTTGGGTCGCTGATGGACTAATTGCCAGGCCTTCACCAATTAGAGTTTGTCCTGGAAACATAGCCTCTTCAATTGCAAGCTGA
- the LOC118042571 gene encoding uncharacterized protein isoform X2, with product MDASSLLNERRDVSAALNSQEWDCVEQMPLAGKTTSQWVSELDNITKDVEAELVSRDIGCHLVELLDAVNLVLFELRGFKRSPVVVDSKYSYLHTVLSTRCGSAILLSIIYIEVCRRLGLTIVGSRVGEDFLIWPQMGNLEELFKVTSGHSLFAIVNGRCVEDPRSKASDLTGNSLLGLEIATKRDIIGIALANLIRLHWKRASRSNPGLMLTSPLRGAPNTDEKLNRIHNSSIPLVRPHDLRLAIMASERSLILQPHNWALRRDHGMMLYYNRKYGQAVQELSICMAFAPEEEAKVLEAFVEKLHLLRLESSWKSLGHTGQLTVP from the exons ATGGATGCTTCCTCACTCCTGAACGAGAGGAGAGATGTTTCAGCTGCATTGAATTCCCAGGAGTGGGATTGTGTGGAGCAGATGCCTTTAGCTGGAAAGACTACAAGTCAATGGGTCAGTGAGTTGGACAACATTACCAAGGATGTCGAAGCAGAGCTAGTTTCAAGAGACATAGGTTGCCATTTGGTTGAACTTTTGGATGCAGTGAATTTAGTTCTTTTTGAGTTGAGAGGCTTCAAAAGATCACCTGTTGTTGTAGATTCTAAGTATTCATACTTGCACACGGTATTAAGCACCAGATGTGGCAGTG CAATTTTGCTTAGTATAATTTACATTGAAGTTTGTAGAAGACTTGGTCTGACCATTGTGGGATCTCGAGTTGGGGAAGATTTTTTGATATGGCCCCAAATGGGAAACCTGGAG GAGCTCTTCAAGGTAACTTCAGGACACAGCTTGTTTGCAATTGTCAATGGAAGGTGTGTTGAGGACCCTAGATCAAAGGCATCAGATTTGACTGGAAACTCTCTTTTGGGGCTCGAGATAGCTACGAAACGAGACATTATTGGCATTGCTCTGGCCAATTTGATT AGGCTTCACTGGAAACGTGCTTCAAGATCAAATCCTGGTTTGATGCTGACTTCACCACTTAGGGGTGCTCCTAACACTGATGAAAAACTTAACAGGATCCATAATTCAAGTATTCCTTTGGTTCGGCCACATGATCTTAG GCTGGCTATCATGGCTTCAGAAAGGTCGTTGATTCTGCAACCACATAACTGGGCTTTGAGGAGAGACCATGGCATGATGTTGTACTATAATAG GAAATATGGTCAGGCAGTGCAAGAGCTTAGCATTTGCATGGCGTTTGCTCCAGAAGAAGAGGCCAAGGTCCTAGAAGCATTTGTAGAGAAATTGCACCTGTTGCGGCTTGAATCGTCGTGGAAGTCTTTGGGACACACAGGTCAACTAACAGTTCCTTGA
- the LOC118042571 gene encoding uncharacterized protein isoform X1 — MLCDSFITAVTSSTATTMPAAAASSHVLPIRYDHDQHQRWRRRNGTSIVSVSVSASAAASPLSINQMNMDSSSRRLKNYQEVIKSARDKFTQEISFQSKDKDISLAKALLYIAAEDEAFISLNQEMDASSLLNERRDVSAALNSQEWDCVEQMPLAGKTTSQWVSELDNITKDVEAELVSRDIGCHLVELLDAVNLVLFELRGFKRSPVVVDSKYSYLHTVLSTRCGSAILLSIIYIEVCRRLGLTIVGSRVGEDFLIWPQMGNLEELFKVTSGHSLFAIVNGRCVEDPRSKASDLTGNSLLGLEIATKRDIIGIALANLIRLHWKRASRSNPGLMLTSPLRGAPNTDEKLNRIHNSSIPLVRPHDLRLAIMASERSLILQPHNWALRRDHGMMLYYNRKYGQAVQELSICMAFAPEEEAKVLEAFVEKLHLLRLESSWKSLGHTGQLTVP, encoded by the exons ATGCTGTGTGATTCATTCATCACTGCCGTTACTTCATCAACAGCAACAACCAtgccagcagcagcagcttcttCTCATGTTTTGCCCATCAG GTATGATCATGATCAACATCAGCGGTGGAGGAGAAGAAATGGGACTTCTATTGTTTCAGTTTCAGTTTCAGCTTCAGCTGCAGCTTCCCCTCTTTCAATCAATCAGATGAACATGGACTCTTCTTCCCGTCGTCTCAAAAATTATCAGGAG GTTATCAAGTCTGCGAGGGACAAGTTTACCCAGGAAATCTCCTTCCAATCCAAGGACAAAGACATTTCTCTTGCTAAG GCTTTGCTATACATTGCAGCAGAAGATGAGGCATTTATCTCTCTTAATCAAGAGATGGATGCTTCCTCACTCCTGAACGAGAGGAGAGATGTTTCAGCTGCATTGAATTCCCAGGAGTGGGATTGTGTGGAGCAGATGCCTTTAGCTGGAAAGACTACAAGTCAATGGGTCAGTGAGTTGGACAACATTACCAAGGATGTCGAAGCAGAGCTAGTTTCAAGAGACATAGGTTGCCATTTGGTTGAACTTTTGGATGCAGTGAATTTAGTTCTTTTTGAGTTGAGAGGCTTCAAAAGATCACCTGTTGTTGTAGATTCTAAGTATTCATACTTGCACACGGTATTAAGCACCAGATGTGGCAGTG CAATTTTGCTTAGTATAATTTACATTGAAGTTTGTAGAAGACTTGGTCTGACCATTGTGGGATCTCGAGTTGGGGAAGATTTTTTGATATGGCCCCAAATGGGAAACCTGGAG GAGCTCTTCAAGGTAACTTCAGGACACAGCTTGTTTGCAATTGTCAATGGAAGGTGTGTTGAGGACCCTAGATCAAAGGCATCAGATTTGACTGGAAACTCTCTTTTGGGGCTCGAGATAGCTACGAAACGAGACATTATTGGCATTGCTCTGGCCAATTTGATT AGGCTTCACTGGAAACGTGCTTCAAGATCAAATCCTGGTTTGATGCTGACTTCACCACTTAGGGGTGCTCCTAACACTGATGAAAAACTTAACAGGATCCATAATTCAAGTATTCCTTTGGTTCGGCCACATGATCTTAG GCTGGCTATCATGGCTTCAGAAAGGTCGTTGATTCTGCAACCACATAACTGGGCTTTGAGGAGAGACCATGGCATGATGTTGTACTATAATAG GAAATATGGTCAGGCAGTGCAAGAGCTTAGCATTTGCATGGCGTTTGCTCCAGAAGAAGAGGCCAAGGTCCTAGAAGCATTTGTAGAGAAATTGCACCTGTTGCGGCTTGAATCGTCGTGGAAGTCTTTGGGACACACAGGTCAACTAACAGTTCCTTGA